A window of Nodularia sp. LEGE 06071 contains these coding sequences:
- a CDS encoding DUF6464 family protein yields the protein MEPDSLATEVILTHPSQSLGRVQLDWTPQPGNYVDFEGQTYAVLERRHRYQLKSGRYHLRNIALYVQSAKRPTEKTLVKGRWVIGDATCSYNAQSEIMRCAVNPEGPCESCHSYEKLEI from the coding sequence ATGGAGCCAGACTCTTTAGCAACCGAGGTAATTCTGACACATCCCAGTCAGTCACTCGGCAGAGTCCAACTCGATTGGACACCCCAACCAGGAAACTACGTCGATTTTGAAGGTCAAACTTATGCGGTATTAGAACGCCGCCACAGATACCAATTGAAATCAGGACGTTACCACTTGCGGAATATCGCCCTTTACGTACAGTCTGCCAAAAGACCAACAGAGAAAACTTTAGTCAAAGGACGTTGGGTAATTGGTGATGCTACCTGTAGCTATAATGCACAATCGGAAATCATGCGCTGTGCTGTCAATCCCGAAGGCCCTTGTGAGTCTTGCCATTCCTACGAAAAACTAGAAATTTAA